Genomic window (Rathayibacter sp. VKM Ac-2760):
CCACCGGCATCGGCGTAGGAGCGGAGGAATCTCCTCAGCCACCGGACTCCCTCCGGGTCGAGTCCGTTGGCCGGCTCGTCCAGCACCAGGACCTCTGGCTCGCCGATGAGGGCGACGGCGAGCCCCAACCGCTGGCGCATCCCGGTGGAGAAGTGCTTGACGCGAAGACCCGCCTGCGGAGCCAGGTCGACCTCGTCGAGGACCCGCTGCACGCGCGAGAGCGGCGCGCCCGCGGCGAGAGCGCAGAGCTGGACGTGGCGCCGCGCGGTGATTCCGCTCTCGAAGCCGAAGCCGTCCATGTGCACGCCGACGACGGACGCGGGGTTCCGCAACTCGTGGAAGTCGCGGCCCTTGATCGTCGCCCGTCCGCTCGACGCGCGGAGGAGGCCGACCAGCCCCTTCATCGCTGTGCTCTTGCCCGCGCCGTTGGGGCCGAGCAGGCCGACGATCGTGCCGGAGCTCACGGCGAAGTCGAGATCGGAGACGACCTCGTGCCCTCCGTATCTCTTGGTGAAGCGCTCGAAGGCGATCGCATGGGTCATCTGTCTACCTCTGGTCGGAGTGATCGTGGACGGAGTGATGGGGACCCGCGACGGCATCGACGAGACCGAGGAGGTGCTCGACGGCGGCAGTCAGGGCCGGGCGGTCGTCGCCGACTTCCACGACGGCCGCGCCGGCGCGCGGTGCCTTCTCGCCCGCGTCGAGCAGGAGCGGGCGGGATGCGACACTCACCGGCTCGCCGGCGACGCGCACCGGGGCGAAGCACTCGAGGGGTGCCGTCGTGGGACCGGTCGACAGCGGGG
Coding sequences:
- a CDS encoding ATP-binding cassette domain-containing protein, which gives rise to MTHAIAFERFTKRYGGHEVVSDLDFAVSSGTIVGLLGPNGAGKSTAMKGLVGLLRASSGRATIKGRDFHELRNPASVVGVHMDGFGFESGITARRHVQLCALAAGAPLSRVQRVLDEVDLAPQAGLRVKHFSTGMRQRLGLAVALIGEPEVLVLDEPANGLDPEGVRWLRRFLRSYADAGGTVLVSSHQLAELAQSVDEVVVLRRRLLYAGRLEELLGSRSGSLEDRYFDLVEGHGGAKDEGDGL